The window TCCGATCAAGGGGGATGATCAACGTAGtcaggggagaaaaatatgtacaattcGCAGTTCAAGCAGTAAGGTGCAGTCACCAAGGGGAGATACAAACGGTGtcaggaagaaggaagaaggggtGTGTACCCAGAAGGGGAGTCACCGAGACGACAATGCTATTAAGTCCATAAAAGAAATCATCGAATATAATTTAACGAGAAAAGGTAGCTTTGATCTAAACggtatagaaaaaaaggcgctcCTCAAAAATCTGCACAACAGTACGGTTGGCTCCTGTGTGTACCCTGAGGGAGTAAAGGTGGGTGGACAGGAGAGCCATTCGAAGGCTGTGGCGGGGGGAGAGAAACGACGTGCCCCCAACTCGAAAGATGCTTACATCCTTGAccttataaataaaaatttgaataagtCCTTCAACCAGCTGGACAGgataaagaagaagatgagCGAGCACTTGGTCGTGTAGGCGGTGTGAGCTGGTTGGTCTGTAGGCGGTGCGAGCTGGTTGGTCCGTCGGCGGTGTGAGCTGGTTGGTCCGTAGGCGGTGCGAACTTGGTTAACCGCATGCTCTGTCTGCGCCGCTATTACTGCGCCGCTACTACTGCGCCTGTTGCTATTGCTATTGTTTTTCCACttatttttcgatttttttcttcgccccTTTTCATTCCGCCGTTCCATCGGCTTCGCCATTTTACACTTCTCACAAAAGCCCGGTGGGTCGCGCACGGATGTTGATTCCCACCAACGGTTTGTAGCCTACGAGGGGCGTCGCGCCGGACATGTGGAGAACGCGAAGAAAGAGTTCACTGCGTTGTAGGCTGAGTTGTATGCTGCGTCGTACGCTGCGTCATACGCCGTGGGGGTGTTGTACATGTAACGTGGCGATGTCAGTTGGGTCAGTCAATTGGGTCAGTCAGTTGGCAGagcccccctcctccccggTTGGTCGATCGATCACCCCGCGGGgttatgctccttttttgtgcaagCCCCATCAGGGTGACATTAACGTACCTTCTCCAAGgggagaataaaataataataatcaaATAATCCCGATaacgaaatttttatttcctactgaaagtgcaaaaaaaagggggaaaaaagaaaaaaaataaatatggtTAATTATGCATACGTGAACGTACCTCCCGTTTTTTCGCTAGGCTGACGGTGCCACGTTGGTAAAACGTTTTTCGCGACATTGCCAAGGCGGattggagttttttttcttcttttttcttcctttttcttcttttttcttctttttccttcttattttttcctttctttttctttttttttttccttatcccGTTATTTTCAACTTGGAGCCCTCAGGGGTAGAAGCTCTAGCGCTCAAGAGCAGTAGAAGGCGACAATTAGAAGCGCGcaaattcgaaaaaaagcCAAAGAGGCGAAAATCTCAGAACAGCTGGGGTATAGTTGGGGTGCATGGGCGGTCGATTGAGAGAGAGGATCCTTCCTTATGAGAAAACACATACTGCAAGAGGACAGGGGCTCCCTCTCTCACGTCCAAGCGGAGCGTGTACGTTCACATTTTGTGTTTATCCAACGAGCGTATTGCTGGAGAGGGGGTAGGTGAGggcgtccttttttttttttggaccaCTCTGCGTTTTGAACCCGCTTCTCAGGCAAAGGAGGATTTTGAAGGAGTCTCAAAAGAGGCACCCCACTTTTGCGCTGCCCAGCTGCCCAGCTGCTCCAACGCGTGAAGGGAGAGAGAGCCTCTAAGGGGAGGCACGCAAAAAAACACCCTCCTGTGAGTTGCCCATTTTGGCTGGGCAAAGCGTAGAAGGCTTCCTCTTCCCAGGACGGCTTGGAAATCTGCTCGTCGTCCCCGCTGTCGGCGTTGTGCCCACTATCGGCGTTGTGCCCACTGTCGGTGCTGTACGCTCTGTTAGTGCTATCCCCACCGCCCCCACCTTCATAACTGCCACACCCTCGCAAACGCCTCACCATGGCGCAGTTCCTAATGGAGCAGATCCGGTACATGCACGAAGAAATCGAGATGATGGAGAAGGCAATAGCAGATCTGATCGAAGAGAAGgtaaggaggaagaagaaaaagaggaggagaagcattCGGTATGACTACTCCATCAGTTATCTAGTGGAGAAAATTCAGACAAAGTCAAGGCTCCTCCTGCAGTATTACAAAGATGAGGACAActtgaagaaggaggaaatgtTGTTCATTTCGGGGAGGGCGAACGAAGCGGcagagaaagggaaagggaaaggggaagggaaagAGGAAggcgaaaatgaagaaggcgaaaatgaagaaggcgAAGGGGAAGGCGAAAATGACGAGGAAGGCAACGACTTGTGGAAGAACTACTACGAACGAGTTAAGTACATCCGAGACTAccacaaaaaaacgaacataaaaaaaatcgaaattaGAAACTACAAAGCGTACAAGTATGAAGCTCTGAAGAACAATAACCTGAAGGAGTGCTTCTCCCCGGTGGAGAGAAAAGGCAAATACGTAGATATGCATAAGTTTTACGAcgattttgtaaatataaaaaaggttaagCATTTTAGGATGAGTGTATATCGAAAGAAGGAAATGGCTAgccaaaagaaaagaagcagtacagagaaggaaaagggaaaaaattcctcaaaagagggaggaagaaacaacGAAGGGGAATTCAAAGAAATGGATTTAGTAACGTATCTTCATAACTTCACTCGCTTCTATTACATCCCAAGGTATTGCAAATATcgaaatgaagaatataaaaaatatgtacaaaatgttTTGGCCTATTTGGTGAACTTCTTCTCAAAGGTAAATGTCCTGGTGGATTgtcaaaaaatgcacacacaatatgaacagaattttgaaaataaatttaaagagaAGGAGATTAAGCAGTgggaaaaatacacataCGATTTGGACCTATACTGTAACGTTAATGATAAGCTATACGCATCAGAGGGTACATTCAACTCGtataaaaatagcaaacacTACGATGAGGActtgaaaaaatacatgaaGAAAGCACACACCGTGGAGGAAATTGAAGATTTCAAGAGACAGATCGAAAGGGAAGATaaagagctagccaaatgTGAATATCTCATCgagttatataaaaatgttttaaataaaatattccaGAAGACGATTCAGAAGATACAGAGGAAGCAGGCATTCAGTGTAGatgaattacaaaaaaaaatggaatcggagaaaagaaataaaaattttttaagtttacgTGATCGTGCTGGATTGTACAACACGGAAGAATATGATGAGAGAAATGACTTTCCTCATATGTA of the Plasmodium cynomolgi strain B DNA, chromosome 7, whole genome shotgun sequence genome contains:
- a CDS encoding splicesome-associated protein (putative), which codes for MAQFLMEQIRYMHEEIEMMEKAIADLIEEKVRRKKKKRRRSIRYDYSISYLVEKIQTKSRLLLQYYKDEDNLKKEEMLFISGRANEAAEKGKGKGEGKEEGENEEGENEEGEGEGENDEEGNDLWKNYYERVKYIRDYHKKTNIKKIEIRNYKAYKYEALKNNNLKECFSPVERKGKYVDMHKFYDDFVNIKKVKHFRMSVYRKKEMASQKKRSSTEKEKGKNSSKEGGRNNEGEFKEMDLVTYLHNFTRFYYIPRYCKYRNEEYKKYVQNVLAYLVNFFSKVNVLVDCQKMHTQYEQNFENKFKEKEIKQWEKYTYDLDLYCNVNDKLYASEGTFNSYKNSKHYDEDLKKYMKKAHTVEEIEDFKRQIEREDKELAKCEYLIELYKNVLNKIFQKTIQKIQRKQAFSVDELQKKMESEKRNKNFLSLRDRAGLYNTEEYDERNDFPHMYNSHTFGPSSEDDDFSTDDSDGDSINGSGGADGADEADEEDEADEEDEDEDEKPIYNPLNLPLGHDNKPIPYWLYKLHGLSKEYTCEICGNYSYFGRAQFEKHFYEWRHSFGMKCLNIPNTLHFKEITKIDDALNLYERLKKQTQMHVFKPDQEVECEDSKGNVMNMKAYDDLKRQGLL